A window of the Sporocytophaga myxococcoides DSM 11118 genome harbors these coding sequences:
- a CDS encoding type IV pilus modification PilV family protein, with protein sequence MDGISSLKVKASTLIEVVVAMVIMFITFGIGMMIYHNILRSGINLQNLKAELLSSQIVEETLKARSYFDEETELQGLVVKKRISKYQNNSSLLLLEIQVFSKEEKLLAETRQLILADE encoded by the coding sequence ATGGATGGAATAAGTTCGTTGAAGGTAAAAGCTTCAACACTTATTGAGGTGGTTGTAGCTATGGTAATCATGTTCATTACATTTGGTATAGGCATGATGATTTATCACAATATTTTAAGATCGGGAATTAATCTTCAAAATTTAAAAGCTGAGCTTCTTTCTTCACAGATAGTTGAAGAAACATTAAAGGCAAGGTCTTATTTTGATGAGGAAACGGAATTGCAGGGCCTTGTGGTGAAGAAAAGAATAAGTAAGTATCAGAATAATTCAAGTTTGTTGTTGCTTGAAATACAAGTATTCTCAAAGGAGGAAAAATTATTAGCGGAAACACGTCAACTTATTTTGGCAGATGAATAA
- a CDS encoding pilus assembly FimT family protein, protein MNKLKAYTIMEMIVTMLIAGITISMAYSSYKIISGQFGQYKANSQRNYDLILFNKLLLKDFLNSSRVIRKSDGLRCEYEDKTIDYFFENRYVIRKSEITDTFKIVISNPKFYFLNEENFVPEVLIDKVGFDGIIGEDILPFIYKREYGADVLIEKEKEEELIQ, encoded by the coding sequence ATGAATAAACTGAAGGCATATACCATAATGGAAATGATTGTAACTATGCTCATAGCAGGTATTACCATAAGTATGGCCTATTCTTCCTATAAAATTATAAGTGGTCAATTTGGACAATATAAGGCCAATAGCCAACGAAATTATGACCTCATCTTGTTTAATAAACTGCTTTTGAAGGATTTCTTAAATTCAAGTCGAGTTATACGAAAGTCTGATGGGTTGAGGTGTGAATATGAAGATAAAACAATAGATTACTTTTTTGAAAATAGATATGTTATAAGAAAAAGTGAAATAACTGATACTTTTAAAATTGTAATCTCTAATCCAAAGTTTTATTTTCTCAATGAGGAAAATTTTGTTCCTGAAGTCTTAATTGACAAAGTGGGGTTCGATGGAATTATAGGTGAGGATATACTCCCATTTATTTACAAAAGGGAATATGGAGCAGATGTCCTTATTGAAAAAGAAAAAGAAGAGGAGCTAATTCAATGA
- a CDS encoding type II secretion system F family protein has translation MNGIDLTKVKKTKSKDPGNAPVQGILDFLNRDLSLFGNKLNDKKKEAFYHEIGILLSAGVDIKTTLELISDEQTREKDKALFSKIKDSVIAGNTLSGAIRDTGMFSAYEFFSLQIGEESGKLPIVLKELGAYYNKKMKQRRQIVGALTYPSIVLFTSLAAVFFMMNIIVPMFADVFKRFGGDLPAITKMIVNTSAFFRKYFYLFFLFIISIILFIYSQRQQIWFRKYGSKILLRIPLAGEIVRKVYLARFCNSMTLLIGAKIPILRSINLVKQMIGFYPLEESLTQIEKDILHGMSLNKSMSAFSIYPKRMTSLIKVGEEVNQLDNFFEKIAFQYNEEVEHQTSMISSMIEPFMIIFLGLIVGFILIAMYLPLFQLSTSF, from the coding sequence ATGAATGGAATTGATTTAACCAAAGTAAAGAAGACAAAAAGTAAAGATCCTGGAAACGCTCCTGTTCAAGGCATTCTGGATTTTCTCAATAGAGACTTATCTCTCTTTGGAAATAAATTAAATGATAAGAAAAAAGAAGCATTTTATCATGAAATTGGAATACTCCTTTCTGCAGGAGTTGATATAAAAACAACTCTGGAACTTATAAGTGATGAGCAGACTAGAGAAAAAGATAAGGCTCTCTTTTCGAAAATTAAAGATTCCGTTATCGCTGGTAATACACTTTCCGGAGCTATCAGAGACACAGGAATGTTTTCAGCTTACGAATTTTTTAGTTTGCAAATAGGAGAAGAAAGTGGTAAACTACCGATTGTATTAAAAGAGCTTGGCGCCTACTATAATAAGAAAATGAAGCAGAGACGCCAGATTGTAGGTGCTCTGACATATCCTTCAATAGTTCTCTTTACCTCATTGGCAGCAGTATTTTTTATGATGAATATTATAGTGCCAATGTTTGCGGACGTGTTCAAACGCTTTGGAGGAGATCTTCCTGCTATAACCAAAATGATCGTTAATACATCTGCTTTTTTCAGAAAGTATTTTTATTTATTCTTTCTTTTTATCATATCCATTATTCTTTTTATTTATTCTCAACGCCAGCAAATCTGGTTCAGAAAGTACGGAAGTAAAATATTATTGAGAATACCTCTCGCAGGGGAAATCGTAAGAAAAGTATATCTGGCAAGATTTTGTAATTCCATGACATTATTGATTGGAGCCAAGATTCCTATCCTTAGATCTATTAATCTCGTAAAGCAAATGATTGGCTTTTATCCTTTGGAAGAATCTTTAACTCAGATAGAAAAAGACATCCTTCATGGAATGTCTCTCAATAAGAGCATGTCAGCATTTTCTATTTATCCTAAAAGAATGACTTCATTGATAAAGGTTGGAGAGGAAGTCAATCAATTGGATAACTTTTTTGAAAAGATTGCTTTTCAGTATAATGAAGAAGTTGAACATCAGACTTCAATGATCAGTAGTATGATCGAGCCATTTATGATCATATTCCTGGGATTGATAGTTGGATTTATTTTGATCGCAATGTATTTGCCATTGTTCCAATTGAGTACAAGTTTTTAA
- a CDS encoding 3D domain-containing protein, translated as MRLYLTIGFLFSSITLFGQSNSKKISLWATYYYVPTLMHNEKGIDILDKNEKKTGFKLDSCDWCNAVIEGTVFIKKENRTYVFNYAGRSKEMQYDCRQCSKYKNYGNYLNSSKVLWELSGGFGKGCKNYNLVPFITIAVDTVLVPIGSVIYIPMAKGVKYIDAEGKLAEHEGYFFAGDVGSKIKGNHIDVFLGSSKENPFGFVKSNQDGTFEAYIVTDKNLIAKYANLHK; from the coding sequence ATGAGGCTTTATCTTACAATTGGTTTTCTCTTTTCTTCAATTACACTTTTCGGACAATCTAATTCAAAAAAGATAAGTCTATGGGCAACATATTACTATGTGCCTACTTTAATGCATAATGAAAAAGGTATTGATATCCTGGATAAAAATGAAAAAAAGACAGGATTTAAATTAGACTCATGTGATTGGTGTAATGCAGTTATTGAAGGAACAGTTTTTATCAAGAAGGAAAATAGAACATATGTATTCAACTATGCTGGCCGCTCTAAGGAAATGCAATATGATTGCAGGCAATGTTCTAAATATAAGAACTATGGTAATTATTTAAACTCAAGTAAAGTACTTTGGGAATTAAGTGGTGGATTTGGAAAGGGTTGTAAGAATTATAATTTAGTACCTTTTATAACTATTGCTGTCGATACTGTATTAGTCCCTATTGGTTCTGTTATTTATATTCCAATGGCTAAAGGCGTTAAGTATATTGATGCTGAAGGAAAGTTGGCAGAACATGAAGGATATTTTTTTGCAGGAGATGTAGGTAGTAAAATCAAGGGAAATCATATTGATGTCTTTTTGGGTTCTTCTAAAGAAAATCCTTTTGGTTTTGTTAAATCGAATCAGGACGGGACTTTTGAAGCATATATTGTAACAGATAAAAATCTAATTGCTAAATATGCTAACCTGCATAAATAA
- a CDS encoding DUF2147 domain-containing protein, whose translation MSINILTKAITISTMGIFLLMLTSLVNPTDDITGTWIEAKDDNKMEIFKSGNEYQAKLLFSKAALEADGKTFKKDTKNNDPKLRSRSLEGIVYITKLRFNKGAYVDGKMYDFTSGNFYDCKITVSGNKLNLRGFMGFEFLGKTIEFNRVK comes from the coding sequence ATGTCAATAAACATCTTAACCAAAGCTATTACTATTTCAACAATGGGCATATTCCTTCTCATGCTTACAAGTTTGGTGAATCCTACAGATGATATAACAGGTACTTGGATTGAAGCAAAGGATGATAATAAAATGGAAATTTTTAAATCAGGAAATGAATATCAGGCCAAATTGCTATTTAGCAAAGCCGCACTTGAAGCTGATGGCAAAACATTTAAAAAAGATACTAAAAACAATGATCCGAAACTACGCAGCAGAAGCTTAGAAGGAATAGTATACATCACAAAACTGAGATTCAATAAAGGCGCTTATGTAGATGGAAAAATGTATGATTTTACCAGCGGGAATTTTTATGATTGCAAAATAACTGTATCCGGCAATAAACTCAATCTAAGAGGATTTATGGGCTTTGAATTTCTTGGAAAAACAATTGAATTCAATAGAGTGAAGTAG